DNA sequence from the Ochotona princeps isolate mOchPri1 chromosome 5, mOchPri1.hap1, whole genome shotgun sequence genome:
AGGAAATTGAGAGGCGAGGGGTGGGCCTCAGCTCGCTGCAGGTGGGAGCCGAGTGAGAATTCTGTCCTGAGTGTGCTGACCGGCCGGTCGGCAGGCGGGCTGTTTGCGCTGCCTTGGGGAGGTGGTATTTTTAGCAGGGTGGCGAAGTGATGATGATTTCCTGCATGAACACTTGCCCTGTGCAGGGCTGACCTGAGGTTAGGTCAACCTGTGTCTGGGGTTTCCAGCGAATGACGAAGTGTGTGTGACACCTCTTTATTACCTTTAGTTTGGGTAGGAAGTGGTCTTGGATTTGTGCTTTCTTTTGTTGCTCAAGGTGACATTGACTGTAATTTCAGGAAGTAGTGAAAGTGTTGCAGTGTGAGCCAAGGATTGAGATGTCGGTGTTCTCTCCCAGGACCTGCTTCCTCTTGCCCCCTTTTCACCCTTCTGCACTCACCCAGGTTTTCTTTCTGCTGCCGTGGTAGAGGGTGAAGCAGATAGACGGGACCCTGGCCACGCCAAAGCTTGCCATCTATTTGTACTTAGGGTGACAGGGAGATTCTGCTGAGATTTAAGATGAAGTGTGACACATGGCATAAAAGAAGTCACATCAGTGTGTCACAGAGGACTCTGATGGATGTATTCTACCTGGGAGATGCTTATGGAGGAGTGGCCTTTACGGAAGGGAGGGTAGAACTTTCTATGTTAgaaattttatctaaaatatcTGTTAAGGACATATAAGATACATAGAGTAAGAAACAATTTCCACATTCTTAAAATCGCTGTTACTAGCCCCCAGGAATGCTTCCACCCATTTCCAGCCAGCATTGCGTCCTCACGTCTGGAGAAAGGCCCGCCTCTCACTTTACCGTGGGACACTTTTGTCCATTCTTGAGTTCTGGTTTAAACGTAATCATACAATACACACAActtgtgtctggtttattttgtCATCATCATTTTTGTGAGTTTTGTCATGTTGTATCATCTTTAATTGCTGAGTAGCATCCTATTGTATGTCCAGGCCACAATTTATCCTACTGTtctcttatccttttttttttttgactggtaTGAAGCTGACATTCTGGGCTCTCTCTGTGGATATGCCTGCTTTTCTAGAAGAGCTGCTAGCTTGCAGGGTAGATACACAGCCAAGGGTGGGAGAGACTGCTAATTTTGCAAAGTTATtgaactattttaaaagatttgttatttgaaaggcagatcagatttacagagagaaggagagacagaaagaaagatcttccattcactgggtcactccccaaatggctgcaatggctggagctgacctgatccaaagccaggagccaggagtttcttctggctctcccacgcacatgcagggtcccaaggcttaggttcatccttgactgctttcccaggccacaagcagggagctggatgggaagtggagcagctgggacacaaacgggtACACATACGAGATCCAGGCAGATACAAGGAGGATCTAGCCATTGACCCATCGTGCCAGACCTGACTGTAACTATTTTATGCCTTCACAAGAGGATGATGGTGGCCTCATATCCTTGTTAACCCAGTGTGTTTGTAGTCAGTTTTCTTGGTTACAGTCATTCTGGTTAAGTGTAGTATCTCATTTTCCCTCCCCTGAGGTTAGCCCCTTTTTCTGTACTTGTTCCTACTTGAATGTCTTCCTTGGGAAGTGCCTACCCAAGCGTTTTGCCTGACAGGTAAGAATCGGGCTGTTTGTCTTCCTGTTGACTTGCAGTTCTCTCCGCTGTCTAGAGGACTTTGTTGTCTGACATATGTATTGTCAATGGCTTTCCTAAGCCTATGGCTTGTCTCTTCACTAACTTACTGGTACCTTTTGAAACACAAATTCTGATCTGCCTCCAGTTTAAGAGATTGTTGCTTTTGGTGTGGGTGGGATTTTTGACACACAAATGTGAGAGAAAAGTATTGCAGAAAAGAAAAGTGAGTGAGTAGCCAGAGCAGCGGTTTGGACAGGGAAGGTCTAAGCCATTCTGGGTGCAGAGGCTTGGAGCTTGGGCTGTGAAGAAGGTGGCCTGAGACACGGCTGGGAGGGTTTGTGGGGGGACCCTGCAAAGGGGCCTTGGCGTCTGGCCATCACTTTGATGGAAGCAGAGGCTTTGCTGGGACATTCACAACTCAAAGGAAACCTGGGTGTCTTCCTCTCACCGCCAACTTGGCCCCTTGTTCAGTTACCACATAGCCACACAGCTGCGGTCTCCCTGGCCAGATTCCTGGGTGacatctcccttctctctccctgggtTCAGGGGTTCCCCAAGTCTTACAGATTCTGTGGCTTCCAAATCTACAACGTTCATTCCTTTGCATCCCCAACGGCTCCTGTCTTTGCTGGAGATCACACAGTCTTTTATCTAGAATACACTGCTCGCTTCAGCGGTTTTCTTGGTTGCGGCTATCTCTAGCCATTCCTGGGGTCATCATTCCTGGGTTACAAAGGCTAAATACTTCCCCAGTGCCCTAGCAGAAAACAGAGACCTCACTGCCCTCCCTCATGCCCTTGGTCACCTGCTTCTTGTCCCAGATTCAGTGTAAGCCTTGGTCCTCTCCAGACACCTGTCAGGAATCCCCAGGGTGCAGTCAGGAGCCTTACGTGTACCCTGGGGTGCTGGTGGTGCCATTGTCTCTCAGCCCTTCAGTGTGGGTACTTGGCAGTGTTGGGGTCCTTCCAGGTCCCTGTACCTGGCCCGGGGATTCCAGGCTCAAGCTCGGTGCCCATCAGCTCCCACTCCTACAGCTGGAGTCCCACTTGCTTGGGGTGTCCGTCCTCCATCAGTGCAGACTGTCCACTGCAAGCCTCAGGGCCTATGGTCACTACTCCCCTTCCCCTCACTCTACCCGAAAATGTTCACCCTTTGCTTTCCTGTTCACTTCTGTGCTTTGAAAGTGTCAtcatctttgtgtctgtctcgGAAAGTTTTTGGAGTCCAGGACTCTCATTTCATCTTTATGTAATCTGAACACGAcaggcagtggctgcagcagtgCATGCTGGGCTCTAGGCTCCCCAGCCTCAGGCCTGTCTGATTTCCACACCATCACACGTTCGAGATGAGCAAGTTGGCCGTATATCTGTGTGACCATTTTCCTAGGCGCAGTGCTGTGTACCTCATTTTGGTCACAGACCCATTGCTGGCTCAGCCCGCCTGGCTTATCTGAAGGCATTTTCTGAATCCAGATTAAGAACATGGTCTTGGACTTCAGACAGACTGCCTTCCAGTGTGGGCTTTGCCACTTGCTGACAGGGACTgttttgaaaaatggaaataatattaCAGGCCCTAGAGTTAACAGACATTCAACGCATGTACAATACTTAgcacgtgaaaaaaaaagtgcatccaTACATATTATTAGGCTTAATAGTGCCACAGCTGGGGTAGAGCAGTTGCCTCAGAAAACTTGTGGGGTGGATTTTGGGCCTAGGATGGTGAGGATGACGATTTGGCTTCCATTGCCAACTAAGCGGCACTCCTCGACTTGGGGGCCCCTCGGCATCCCAGCTCTGTCCAGTTCCAGGGTTGTGGCCCAGCCGGctggccaggagctccttcccggGCCCCGGGCTCCGCTGGAGGCCCCAAGGCTGTGAGCTGCGGCCCGCGGAACCTTGTGTGGGCGGAACTCGAATACAGCGGCGGGAGGCTTCCGGGGGGAACAGCAAGGGCGACGGGTCGGCGGAGGCAGAAAAGTACCGGACGCCGGGCCGAACATGGACGCTTGACAACCTGCGGGAAGCGCCGGAGGCCGAGCGCGGGACGAAGGGGACCGAAAGGCGGCGCGGACAGGTAGGGGCCCGGCCTGCCAGTCTCGGCAGAACCGTTCGACTTCGCGCCGGCCGCCCAGCCCCCGCGCCGAGGAGCGAGCCCCGCGGCTCGTCCCTCCACGCCCGCGGCCCAGGCGTGGAGCATGCGGCCGCACCGAGGTCAGCCGTAGCCCGCGACCCTCGGCCTGCGCGCCGGGCCGGCCCTGGCCGCCACGCTGCCCCCGTGCCCTGCTCCGTCCCTCAGAACAGCACCGTCCCCGGACGGGAGCTGGTCCCCGCCTACCCCCCGAGAAGAAGAGACTCCGTAGGACTGAAATGGCCCTCCAGGTCGCTACCCCCTCTGCTGACTCCCGGCCCATCGTCCCCCATGTCCATTTGCAAAGGCGTCTTCGTGCCTCCCTTGCTAGctgctaccacctgctgccctccgCTTGTCTcgtcttttctccctctctctccgctTTCCCTGCACgtcactttttccttttttcaccgGTTTCTGCCGGGATCTTCTCAGGTGACCCTAAGCGAGGCAACAAACGTGTTTCCCTAGCACTGTGAATTTCTGTGTACGCACCCGTGGGAAGACCTGGTTTCTCTCACGTCCAGACATCCCTCCTGGGGTTGCTGTCTGCTTCACTCTGCCGTGCATACCCGCTGTCCTTCATTTTGTTGCATTACCCAGCTGGTGCCATTCTGGACTCCTGTAGAATTGTCGCACGTGTGTCCGCTTACAGGCAGCGTGTGGTTGGATTGCACAGGTGTGGGAACCTGACTTCAGGGTAGCCATGCACCTTCTTGGTGTTCCCCACGTCCCTTTTGTTCGCTTGAGATGGTGTCCGTGTTCCGAAGACGTCCTTGGTAAAATGGTAGGTGCTGGAAGGAGGCCAAGTGGCTCTTCCCCCCTGGAGCTTAGGCTTTGCTAGTGTGAATATGCTGCTGCTTAGCATTGAGCATTGATGCATTCCCTTCAAATACACAAGGTGTCTTTCTGGTCTGTTGCTTACCGGTGTCGGATGTAGATGTGACATTGGTGGTGTACTGTGAGTTAGAACTGATGCCTTTTGCTTCTGTTTGCTGCCTCTGTGTATGGCAGGTGGTCCCAGAAACTGGGAACGAGGAGGGTGGAGAACAGCTGTTAAGAaactcctttgtttttcttttgattctttCCGGTTTTTGAAAgccatttgtttgtttgaaaggcagtgacggAGGGAGAGTGTTCGTGCTGCAGGTTCACATCCCAAGTACCTACAGCAGCTAGAACTGGACCAGCTGGGAACCACAAGTCAGGATCAATAGCCGTGTGTCCCTtgtgtgcaggattccaaggacgTGGGCCCTGggtggctgcctcccaggtgcgtcagcagggaggtagatgagaAGTCTAGGGGAGACTCAACCCCTGGCCCTCCATCATGGAACACAGGCTTCCCGAGCCCTGGATTAACCTGCTCTGCTACAGCAATTTTAAGCACTTAGAAGGTGGTGTCTTCAACACcagggagctgctggctcctggcttcagccagcccagctctggtcatcttggccattgggggagtgaaccagcagacagagatctctctgtttcttaccCTCTCTCCCCTGTTCTCCTTACCTCCCCCCCCTCTTACCCCTCCTTTTTTCCCTTCTacttcccctccctcctttctgtaatctgcctttcaaaaaaaaccccaaaactagCAGGTGTTATCTCCAGGCGGGGTGGATGGGGATGCAGTGACTTGTGCAGAATGTTTCCAGGCTTGACATGGAGGTTGAATTCCAGGTCACACCTTCCTTGTCTCACCAAGTGGGAGCATCCCCAGACTCAAGGGCTGCTTCTGCTGTGTTAACACTAGAAAACCAGATTCCCATGGGAAGTAGGTGCAGATTGCAAGTAGATGCAGAATGACCTACACACTTTCTCTTCTGGACAGACCTCAACGCCAGAGAATGGCAGGTGAACAAAAACCTTCAAGTAACCTCCTGGAACAGTTCATCTTGCTGGCCAAGGGGACCAGTGGTTCAGCCCTCACTGCACTCATAAGCCAGGTGTTGGAGGCTCCTGGAGTGTATGTCTTTGGAGAATTGCTGGAGCTGGCCAATGTGCAAGAGGTAGGTGTGCTCCCAGACAGCTTCTTCATTATCTCTCAACTTGCAAGGGGCTTCAGTGCTGGAGTCCTAGGGGATGGGTTGGaatgggggctgggggaggatcCTGGGTGATGTCTTGGGCTTGTGTTCTGGAATGTTTTCATCTGAACTTGGGAAAGATTAGGTTGAGTTGCTAGTAATtggaaagagaatgaaaagacCCAGTTATCCTGATAAATCAGAAGTAGTGCCCTCAGCATGGAGTGATGTTTAATACGGGGAGTGTCGGGGATTCTGTGGACAAAAGTTGTACCTCTAGTGTAAGTTAGATAAGGAAGATTGTTCTGGGACACACGTAGCACAGATTACTGTTGTTGAGCTGGGCTGTTGGTCTGAAGGAGATGTTGGGAAGATAAAACAGGGCAAGCTGACGAGTTGTTGGGGTTTCTTGGCTTATTTGATTTTTGTTAAGACCTTGAGTTTCCAGGCTTGGTCATCGTGTCCCAGTTAAGAATGACCAGATGAGACGAGATAAAGCAGCCTGCACTGCACTTCCAGCCTCTTTCACTTTACAGACTTgtgtttatctgtttatttgagagaagccTACAGGCATCTTTGTTGCTTGGGAGGTGGTGCCAGGGGCTCTTGGTGTGTTGGTGGGCTTGACTGTTGCCTCTATGTATGTGGGCTAGCCGCCAGGCCCAGACTCAGCAAGTTGCACTTCTTAAACGCATTGTGAACTGGATGCGCTGACAGTGGTCCTGGCATCCGTGCAGGGCGGGGGGAGCagtttgcatccatgtgggagatggctGACCTCGGCCGGGCAGTCCATCACCTGCAGGACCAGCAGTCGGCCTTTGCCCACAGTCGGTTGTGGCTACAACCTGTGAGCCTTCAGGCTGTCTGGGCTGTGGGTTGTATCTTGCTTCCTCTTGACATACCCAAGCCTGCTTAccctgggaggtggggagaggcacTTTCCTTCTAAATTGTTATTTTTCCAGAGGTTTAAAAGAAGCATGTTACTTCTAAATTGTtacttttttataaaaaatattttctttttttatttgaaaggcagggagaaatgCCGTGCACTTGTTGACTCCCAACATACaacggctgggactggggcaggcggcagccaggaactagaaactctatctgggtcttccatttgggGGCAGGGAGTTCAAGTAAAGgatcatcctgtgctgctttcctgggcacattagcagtgagctggatcagaaatgggcagccgggtcttgaactggcattccaatatggaatgctggtgtcagaggtggcagcttaacctacatgCCGTAGTGCTGGCTTGGTAAATTGCTATTTAATATCAATCTTGCTTACTAAGGTGTGAGTTCTGTGCAGATAAGATCTGTTGTGCCTGACACACAATAGGAATTTCAGTAAAAATTCAGTTTACCAAAGATGGAAAATGACTCCTTTGAGAAGGAGTTGAGGAACATGAGTTCATTCTTCAACAGAAATGACAGAGGGGATAGTAATATTCCTTCATATTCATAAAAGGCCTGATTGAATTTGCACAGGCTTTTAAATGGAAGATTTGCTGAGAGAAACAATTGAGAATTAAAACTTCTCAGCCAGTACCATGATAGAGCTGCCGCCTCTGGCACCTGCACCCCACTGGGCTGTTTTGGGCCCTGTTTTactccatctccctctccctacttctgtgcctgggaaggtggtgggcGATGGCCTGGGTGCCTGGActcctgtgtctgtgtgggaaacctgaaagaagctcctggctttcttaTGGGCTCAGCTGCGGActttgcattcatttggggaatgaaccagcagatgaaagttttctgtctctctctatgactttgcctttcaaataaataaatctcttaaaaaattaaatctgaaaaaaaccTTACTTCCTTAAACAActaaaagaaattctaaaatgtgTATGTTATAATTAATGATCTGCCTAGACTGGCTTAGTGATGTTGCCTGAAAGGTGAGGACTAGATTGGGTGCTCTTGGCCAGCTCTcatctgcttctcatccaggaCTTCATGAGGTCTGTGGTCTCTTGGGAAGGCAGCCAGAGGTATCAGGAAGCCAGAACTCTTACTGGGATGCTTAGCAAATCCCCTTTGTCTCATCACactttgtttccaaattcttttccATATGTTAACTGGAAGTAAGCAACTAGTTCCTTTTCGAGTCTGAAATTATGCTTGCAGTTcttgggactttttttttaacgGCTGCAGTGCAGTAATACTGCTGGTGGTATCTGTAGAACGCCGCTCGGTGTCCTGTGTGGACTCTGTTGAGCATGTCTAGTTAGACGAGGAGGGGAGCCTTTTTGTGGGAGAAGAAGATACTCAGTTATGGTGGGCGATGGCAGAGCCATTCCAGGCAGGGCAGCGCGTGGGTGGTTTTCCTTCCACAGATGGCTGCTTGCCATCAGCACCGGTGAAGAGTAAGTCCTTTTCACGAACTTTGTGGAGAGCAGCAGCCTGACATGCTGGTTTCCATCCCAGCCTGGATTCTCTGCCGCAGGTTATGTTGTGCTGATCTCTCCCAGGGGTTACAGTCCACATGAGCCCTGAGGCTTGGAAGTGACCCTCAGCTTGGTACAGTTTGTATTCATGGTGACTCACGCTGCAGCTGCTGAGCTGGCATATGGTCAGAGCAGCTTCAGACTTTGTTTTAGTGCAAAGTGGATCCTGAGAAAACTTGAACTGTTTCCAGTGCTtcatgctgtgtgtgtgagacagagaaaaggcagctttCAGGCCTGCCGTGGGGAGTATCAGATGACTTGTTGGTGGGGAAGGTTTAAGTTTGGggcttcaagaattttttttttttttttttttagaaaggagcccatagctttctttctttctttttttttttttaataagatttatttatttattaaagatttatttattttattacaaagtcagatatacagagaggaggagagacagagaggaagatcttccatccaatgaatcactccccaagtgagccacaacagctggtgcacgccgatccgaagctgggaaccaggaacctcttctgggtctcccacgcgggtgcagggtcccaaatcactgggccgtcctctcctgctttcccaggccacaagcagggagctgggtgggaagtggagccgctgggattagaaccggcgcccatatgggatcccggggcgttcaaggcgaggactttagccgctaggccatgccgccatgcctgattttaattgaaaggcagatatacagagagcagaagagacagagaggaagatcttcgtctgatggttcactccccaagcgactgcaatagctagagctgagccaatccgaagccaggagccaggagctcttccgggactcccacctgggtgcagggtcccaaggatttgggccttcctcgactgctttcccaggccacaagcagggagctggatgggaagcggggccgctgggtttagaactggtgaccacCTGGGATCccgagtgtgcaaggtgaggactttaaccactatgccatcacgccgggcccaagaatctttttttttttttaagtttatttatttttattacaaagtcagatatacagagaggaggaaagaccgagaggaagaccttccgtttgatgattcactccctgagtgaccgcaagtggccggtgctgtgccgatctgaagccaggagtcaggaacttcctccaggtctcccacgcaggtgcagggtcccaaggctttgggccatgctcgactgcttccccaggccacaagcagggagctggatgggaaatggagcggccaggattagaaccggtgcccatatgggatcccagcgctttcgaAGCGAGGATTTTATCcagtaggccactgtgccggacccttgttttgttttttaactgaaCAATCAGAAAGATGGCAGGGCCACAGACTAACCAAGCAGTAGCGAATAAACAGCCGTGGTGCCTCCTTCGGGAGCTGCTCCCCTTCTGTTTGAGCCCCGTAGTGACAGGTGCACAGGGCGATCTGTGGTGACCGCTGTTTTCTTCTCCTCAGCTGGCCGAAGGAGCGAATGCTGCCTATTTGCAGTTGCTGAACCTGTTTGCCTATGGAACCTACCCAGATTACATAGGTGAGTTGGTTAGGAGCTCTCACAGGCATTGTGCTGCTCCGTGTGGAGGATCCTCGAGGCTTGTGAGACAaagtgtgggaaatggaattcttGCCAATGCACAGGCTCTGCAGTGACCCACAGAAGGAGTGTTCCTTTTATTTTGTGCGGTGGGGATGGCAGGGGCTGTGACTGCTTTGCAGGTTACATTCTTGAGGACCTGGGTTTGGAGGGCACTCGGAATGCTGGGAAGGGTCAGAATAGCCATGTGTAAACTCTCAGCATTTAGTGTGTTATCAACATGGTGGTTGTGTTGAAAGACACTTGGGGTCACTGAGCCAGTGACCCCAGCTGACGGCTGTTCAGCTGCCGTTCCCGTGTGGTGCTGCGCCTGTTCCCCTAGGCCTGTGTGTTGGGTTACGTGAGTGCAGACATGTTGTATGGGCAGGTTCACATCTTGCTTCTCCCTCTTACAATCATTCTCCCTCCTTGGAATCATTTGAAGCTGTGATCTCTCTTAGCCCATTCTCTTACAGGGAACGGGAAGTCCAAACCTGAATTACCTTCTACTCCAACTGTTTTTACTAACTTCCCCAGATGTTTTTGGTGCTGTGACAATAGCCAAAACCATGACTAATGATTGAGCTCTGTCTTGTGATGGGGTCCTGAGGATTAGCTGGAATGTGTGCGGATGGAGCTGCAGGAATCCTGTGCTGTTATCCgcagctgctgccctggctgcagctgccaacCTCTTAGTGACGACATTTTGCCCATTCTGAATTCTAAAGCCTGTCTCTGCTAGGCTTCCATCTTTCTTTCATGAGTTGTGGTGGTTCGCCCCAGCTCTTCTCctgttcctctctgcttttcccttctCCCACCCTGGCTGGCTCAcactccttcttccttcttcctttttccttcccctCTGTACTCCGTACTTTCTCCTGGTAGTTCTGTCTTGCATTTGCAGTATTGGAAGGATGAGGGCAGGGACAAGGATGAGACCTGCCCTGAGTTGGTGCAAGTGCTTGGTGGTCATGCAGAGCAGCAGTCATGCCCGAGCCTGTCCCCAGCATCCTGGATTCCTGGAAGGCAGTGCATTGCGTGCAGCAGTC
Encoded proteins:
- the COPS7B gene encoding COP9 signalosome complex subunit 7b isoform X3 → MTARGESTSVDTELRNVLQIMFQGCGPAGWPGAPSRAPGSAGGPKAVSCGPRNLVWAELEYSGGRLPGGTARATGRRRQKSTGRRAEHGRLTTCGKRRRPSAGRRGPKGGADRPQRQRMAGEQKPSSNLLEQFILLAKGTSGSALTALISQVLEAPGVYVFGELLELANVQELAEGANAAYLQLLNLFAYGTYPDYIANKESLPELSTAQQNKLKHLTIVSLASRMKCIPYSVLLKDLEMRNLRELEDLIIEAVYTDIIQGKLDQRNQLLEVDFCIGRDIRKKDINNIVKTLHEWLPTSRRLSKPLHPPRPRRWSSSCLSGRVPLMPSRGSPPRRCPK